ttttcctttttgttttttcagatcAAACGGGGAAATAAAGAAATTATAGCTTGTTATTTTGAGTGgacatattacacatattacacagttacacatattCCTTTGCCTGTTAATCTGCCAATGGGTACAGATATTTTGCAAATGTGGGAAGAATGtgaatttcaaatttatttggATAACACGCTCTACATATCTGAGAGAGTATCTGTGTAAGCATCTACACGTATAACTTATGTTTCAGCCCTTGGAAAACGCCACACATGTTCACAGAAGTTAAACAAGCAATGGAGGAGGGGTAAGATACAGCTTTTGGGAAATCCTGCTGTTTGCTTTAGCTGTCACTGACAAGGAGAATGTCATCACACAACCCCCTCTAATGATATGCCTCAAAGGCAGGGGTAGAACAAAGCAGGACAGATGTTCATAATGATCTGTATCAAACATAAATCAGAATGATAGCTCAAGCCCCAACACATGAAGAATTAAGTTAAGTACTAAACAAAGCCCatcaattattattaataaatattcataaacaaaattaaaatgtatattcAGCCTAAACATTGTCAAGGTGGACGCCCCATCTTATGAGactaaaaaaaatcttcatgtCTGAGTATGAATTATAGCACGCTGGCAAATACATTTGTGCAAATATTCACAAAGGAAAACGTACAAAATGCCTGCTCATGTAGTTGAACTGTGCCTCAGAACATTTTGTACTGTGCTGAGAAGACCTCCACACTTGTGGTTCAGGAGAGGGTggatggaaggagggagggagagagagagggagggagttgAGGGATACATTACCGACCCATTCATAtgtgaaatcacacacacagtgagacagtgacgGAAACACAACTATAATGTGTTTCTTGCCCTCATCTTTTCAAGCTCAGTTCATGTCGAGAAGTGAGCTTGTTAGTTTTGCCAGGAGCGTAAACAATTACGTGCGAGTTACGACGTATAGAGGGCAGAAGGCTAAAAATGGGTTGTCTTGGCTGTTCTTTATGTCCATTGTTATGCAATGGAATGTTACATAAATGTGCAGAGAAGGAAACTCTTGTGGTTACTGAGCACCCATAGAGACACATATGATAAGGACAGAGGCCCCTGAAAAAGCACACTTCAAAAATGGTGCCCAtacacacagcattttttttttttttttgcaatagaAATTAACAGCTGCATATGTTTAAACTGGGTGTTGTCACACACTCTTAATCAAGAGTTGTTATTTTGAAAGGGAAAACAAATGGGGTTTAGAGACCTATCCTGTTGGTAAGTCATTTAAATGTTGTTGCCCCTGAAAATACTGAGTGAAAAGGGCATTTTCTGCAATTGTTTAAGTACATCCCTTTGATGTTATTTCATAAAAGCATAGCAAAGAATGCTCAGTTTTGAGTAAAAGAAATACAAGTTAATCAGAAATCTGTTGGCTAGAAACTTcaacagatgacaaaaaaaatgaattatgttTCTGTATCGCTTTTATTGTTGCATAAGAAAACCCGAGAGACTATATAAAAACTCATTGCCTTGTCATCAACTCAATTTTTAATCTGGCCCTGATCTGAATCTAAATGACCTAAATGAATGCTGAGAAAAGTTGCTTcagtgcatgtatttgtgtcaaTCCAAAGGAGTTATGAGTCATGCTTAGCAATTTGAAACCAACAACAGTGACAATGATTTTCAAAAACTATGGTCTTCtccaaaaaagtgtttttgaaaacaatcaaacaaacaaaactggtaATACTCAGTTTTCTAATATTTTTTGGAAGATTACACTGTCCTTTAAGGCAACAGAACATCTGCTCTCTATTTGGTTTcatgtctccccctctctctctctctctctctctctctctctctctctctctctctctctctctctctctctctctctctctctctctctctctctcaaacaacagcaactacaaaaacaataacaaatgttACAATTCACACATAtgctctgtgacagtgtgtttgctgttagtGGAAACAGTCTGTCATGAGTCTGTCTCGCTACAACATCTGTACTGAATATTAGACCTTGAATGTAgactcagtgttacagtgaatTAAGAAAACGGTTGAAGATCATTTATATTATTACAGCAGTATTAATCAAGAGGATTAacctaaagaaaacaaacaggtgaCTTAACATGGGTTTCAAAGGTGAACATCAAACTGGCACAAGAAAAGCTTATCCTTTCAGCAAATCTTCCCTCGAACTCTCATTTTGAAAGAAAGCAGATGCCCGGAAATTTTACTCTTTGCAATTGTGTTCGAACGGATAGCTCGATGCAATCGTCATCTCCAGACTCGGTAATCTACTACATTGTCTAGTGATGACACACTTTGGAAGTGTGCTGCTAGCCTTGGTCCTGTTGTTACCAAAACGTCCTTACTTAGCAAGTTGTAGCAGTCAAATTCAAAGTAATGTCTTAGAACTATGTCTACATCCTCCAAAGTAGTTCTTGGAATATCTGTGGTACTGACTGTCAGCACCGTGGCAGGTGTGCATATCAAGCAAAACTGGGACAGACAGGTGAATATTTCATGGTTAGCTTAATTGTTTGCTTAGCGTAAAAGCTAGCTGTCTGGATAGCCTCCAAACATTAGAACGTGTGAACATAAGCGTGCGAGCTGCATAAACCTAGGGTGTTTTCGTGAGCTAAACTTATTCTCAGAATAATTAATCAAATCAACGATTGTATGAACAATTAAATCTTTGTTTGGAtaccaagaaaaacaaatgatatcGTTATTAAGTTTATGATGTACTAATTGAAGGCTCGTTGCAAATAATGTCACATAATGACGCCATCTGGTCGTTTTGGATAAACATATTTTATCAGGTGACAGTGTGAAATGAATTAGGTTAAAACGGACAGCGCGTTTAGTGTAAACATGCATCCAGTTGTCTGCTTAGTTAAACTTTGAATAATAACATTTCTTTTCGTTTTCGTTCACATGACTGCAGAGACTTCACGAAGGAGTTGTTCGAGACTTGGAACGtttagagaggaaaagagaaaatctgAGGGTTCTCGAGGAACAAATCATATTGACCAAGCAGTTGGAGGCTGAACGGGACCGAAGAGAGGCCGAGGCAACAGCGGGAGCACAGAGGTCCTAAACTGTCAACCTGAAGAGGTTAAACAACAGTTATAACTGCTAGTGCAACCCCGTGGAAGTATCCGGAAATACATTCAGTGCAGAcagaagagagtgaatgaatacTGACAGTGTTAGGGAGGGGGTTTTCAACCAGGGTTGGCGAACCCCTAGGGGTTCAtgagactgttattgaaacgtcAATGTCAGATTGAATCTCAAGGTGGTGCTTTAGGaaatttgtttggttttaaggGGTTAAgctgaccaaaaaaacaatgctGGGGACCCTTGTGTATAGGTGCATAAATTAGGTATTCAAATTCCAAAATGCAGTTTGTTTTGTATCTACTTACAATGAACTTACTGGCTGAATGGCACGGACATTTCCTACACAGCCTCTAGCTGTGCACTTGTCATCTAACTGTGTCTCATCATATATCCTTTTAATTAATAactcttatttattttactgatttGCCTCATTTCCTCTGGCATTAAGTTCTCTGtatctctgactctcttttAATGTAAATCAACCTCTGCTGCATAGGGTCAGACATGGATGGTGGTGGGGACCAACGGAGCCTATCAGGACAGCAGGATGAAGAGGCCATGTGCACTTCTGCGTCGGAGGGGCTTGAAGAGGGGGAGGTGGAAGGCGAGACACTGCTCATCGTGGAGTCGGAGGACCAGGCATCAGTCGACCTTTCCCACGACCAGAGCGGAGACTCGCTGAACAGTGACGTGGGTGACGATGGAGAGAGCAGCTGGAATGAGGACATGTCTTTCTACTGTGACAAGTGTCACAAGTGGATTCCCTCCGGTGAGAAGATGGGCCATTCTTGGTTGAAGTGGATGAACTGCCCATGGCTGACATCACCTGTCAGTCAATATATATTGGCATGATACAAAAGTATATGTTATGTCACAGcataatttaaatatatatttaaagtcGTGTGTTAAGGTGATGAACAGATGCTGTTGAGTGGTCCTGCTGATATGaactgattttcttttgttgcaCTCTGTTCCAataaagacagaagaagaaTATGTAGTctcagagcattttttttttcttttccattcccGTCATGCAGCACAGCTTAGAGGAGAGCAACCCAGTTACCTGAAAGGAGACAACTTCTTCAAATTCACTTGCTATGACTGTTCAGAAGACGGGAAGGAAACCTTTGAAAGAATGAGACTTACCTGGCAGCAGGTACTCAGGCACATTACTTTGACCCTGCAGGTGCTTTACAATCCACAGCTGCTTAAGTCAAAGAGCGAAAGATTTACCCCTAGCAGATATTTCAGAGGAGTCTCCTTATGTCACATACGATAAGTATTTGCTCATAACGTTTGACAATGGTGCATATTCAAAAACAACCCATTACCTGTGTATTTCTGTTGCTAGTACAGAACTTTTATCATATAAAGACATGTATGAAATAGATGCTCATGTAACTCTTTTGCTTTTTGTAAGCCGCAAAAGATATATAAATCCCATGCTTTCTTTGTGATACCTGTTTTGTAGGTTGTTATGTTGGCCATGTATAACCTGTCTCTGGAGGGTACTGGACGGCAGGGCTACTTCAGATGGAAAGAGGATATCTGTGCCTTTATCAGCAGACACTGGACATTCCTACTTGGATCTAGGTGAGGGAAAAGAGTTATCTGGAAAGACTAGCTCAAACTCCAACTTTGGTTTTACAGGTCAAGGTATTTTACCGCTCCAAATTCAACACGTCTTTGAGttggattttttgttttaatcttcCACAGTTTTTTagctcattcattcatactgaaatgattttctgtGATATTACGTcacatttgtttatgtattgaACCAATGGATTGATCTGTTTCCGTATTAATTTGTGCAGGAAGAAGACTTCCACGTGGTGGAGCACAGTTGCTGGTTGTCTCTCTGTTGGGAGCCCTACTTTTTTCCGCTCAGGAGCACAGGAATTTGGGGAGCCTGGTTGGTGGAAGCTTGTTCAAAATCGTCCCCCAAGACTGCGTCCGGAGGGGGACAAGAATTCTGTGGCTTCACTAAAGTCCAAAGGTAGCAGTCATCGTGGGGGTATAATGAGTGGCTCTCAGTTTACTGAATGTTGATATTAAAGTCACtactttgtgttttaaaacataattCCTGTTGGCATGTCTTTGAATACTACATTACAATACAGGTCTGAATGCATTGAATTAAATGTAAACCAGCCCACAGTTAAATACACTTACAGTGAAAGCAGACTTAAAAAATTAACTTAAACTTAGCTAGTCTTATTAACCTAGACTTAAAATGATGATAAAAGTGATTTCGCTGATAGTAAATATGACTTAATCTCTCAGCTTCCTCAAAGCCCTCATTGGACCCCATAATCACAGTGGAGGGTCTGCGTAAGCGTGGGGCCAGGAACCCAGTCGAGAGTGCAATGCAGCTCAAAGAGAAGCGCTCCCGTACGCAGGAAGCGAAAGATATCCGGCGGGCCCAGAAGGAGGCAGCCGGTTTCCTGGACCGGAGCACCTCCTCCACGCCCGTGAAGCTTGCCGGCCGCGGTCGCCGGCCGGACCTGGTGCTAGAGAAAGGCGAGGTCATCGATTTCTCCTCCCTCAGCTCGTCCGACCGAACCCCCCTCACCAGCCCCTCTCCTTCCCCTTCTCCGGACTTCTCTGCACCAGGCACTCCTGCCTCTCACTCAGCCACACCCAGCCTCTTGTCAGAGGCAGATCTCATACCTGATGTCATGCCCCCTCAGGCCCTGTTCCACGGTAAGATGTTCTGAATCGGCAAATGGGATTTTATAACTGTTTCTACCTTCTTTCAAGGAGACTACTCTGTTACCTGTTATGTTGTTTTCAACTAACCACTGTGTGAATTCGCTGTTTTGACATTATTTCGATATGTGTATGGCTGATTGATAtgattattttatgtttgttgtgtAGATGATGAAGAGCTGGATGGAGAGGGTGTCATTGACCCTGGTATTGAGTATATCCCACCTCCCAGCATGCCCCTGGCCACCGGCGCCCTGATCATGCGGAAGAAGCTCCGCCTGACTGAGCACATAAAACAGGAAATGGAGAGCGAGGACGAGGATGCGGGAGTCAGAGACGGCGAGGAAGACGAAGATGAGGCGGGTCCGCAGGGACAGGACGAAGGCTCGGCCGTCATGAGCCGCGGGCGCGGCGGAGAACGGAAGAAAGGCCTCCAGGAGAAAGGGGAAGCCTCGTCGGCAGTCTCCGCGCCTCAGTACTCCTTTCTCAGCCTGTACGAGGAGAGGGTTCTGCTGAGACGTCTGGAGGCCTGCCCCCAAGCCTTGGCAGTCACCCCGCAGGCCAAGCGCCTACACAGAAAACTGCTGGTCAGACAGGCCAAGAGAGAGCGAGGCCTTCCCCTCCTGGACCTGGACCAGGCGGTCAGCGCTACTCTCAGCCTGGTGGGAGGGGTTTACGGGGCACAGGAGGTAGGACTTGCCAGCCTCGGGGGACCTGGAGCAGGGAAATACCGCACCACCAGTCAGGACATGCGCATCCTCGACCGCTTCCAGGTAAGGACATGGGAGAAAACTGCGGACGCAACATTATGAGTAGGTTCAGTTTAAGGATCCACCATTTTTCATACTTTAAGATGCAAAAGCAAGGAAGAGCTTACCGTGTAATTGTCACTGAATGATCCTTCAGAGTCATAGAAGACTTAAGttgaattgtgtgttttttaggaATACTATGTAGAAACTAGCATGCATGTATAAAACACTTCATGCTAGAATCGTATTTAGAGCTAACATTTATGTCAGGTGTTTTATtgctgaattcttttttttttttttttctttcagacagcAGTTTCCACGAGGAAAGGATACTACCAGCCCACTGTGTCCTTCTGGCACAGGCTCATGGGTTCAGATGCCTATCTGGACCAGGGCATTAAGAGTCCATATACCTCCCGCATACTCAAGCCTTTCATCAGGTACACCGGCTCCGTGTTCAGATGGACCCACCTACATGTGTCCTTGATGTTCCTTACCAAGTTCTTGGTGTTTTCCAGTTACATCAATGTAATGAACATACAAACGTGTTGTAGAAACACGAAACAggtgtgattgtatgttttTGAATGCCTGTCTTCAGGAGAGACTATGAGACCAAGCCTCTAAAGCTTAACCTGCTGGCAGAGATCAAGGCGTACCCTCACAGAAACAACCCCAACTGGGTCCCTGAACCAGACGCCCCCATCGACTACTGCTACGTCCGCCCCAACCACATCCCATCAGTCAATTCCATGTGCCATGACATCTTCTGGCCCGGTATGAATCGTATGattttaatttgtaaatacacatacaatgaTGCCATTATAAAGCACTGCTCAAACTGAAAGTCACATACATGATGCATTTGAATTGGAAGACCACCACAATAAACGTCGCGGAACAAACTGGAGATAAGGACATAAAccaaaaatagaataaaaatgaaaatgttcagaTGGTTGTTCTATACTTTGACTACAGAAACTGACtcgttgtgtctctgtgttccaTGGCTGACAGGTATTGATCTTTCTGAGTGTCTCCAGTATCCGGACTTCAGTGTGGTGGTGCTGTATAAGAAAGTGGTCATTGGCTTCGGTTTCATGGTGCCAGACGTGAAGTATAACGAGGCGTATATCTCCTTTCTGCTGGTGCATCCAGAGTGGAGGAGAGCAGGCATTGCCACTTTCATGATATACCACCTCATTCAGGTATAAGATTAGgagcatgctctctctccctcacacacacacacacacacgcgcgcgcagtAATCATCATCTTAAACCAAAGTATTAATTAGTCTGACATGCACCTCAGGTCTTGTTCAGTGAAAGGTGTAACACTCTCTATGCCACATCTCACAGACCTGTATGGGGAAGGATGTGACACTTCATGTCTCAGCCAGCAACCCAGCCATGCTCCTGTACCAGAAGTTTGGCTTTAAAACTGAGGAGTACATCCTGGACTTCTATGATAAGTACTACCCCGTGGACAGCAAAGAGTGCCGACACGCTTTCTTCCTGCGGTTACGACGTTAATGGCAGAGATGGAACCGGGAGAAAAATCAAAGACGTGTACCCCCCCCTGGAAACGACATCCTCCCAGCTCACGCAGTAAAGCTTCATGAAGTAAAACATACTCGGTTGAGACTTGGACAGAAGGTGTACGTGTACGTCTGTGATGTCATCTGAATGTACGTTTTGActtcgttgtgtgtgtgtgtgtcattaatGATGAGACGGATTTTCATATATCAATGTGTCACAGGAGATGTTACTCCATACAGAGATGTTGTAGGGCATGAACCAAAGGGAAAGGTCAGTTTTGTcaggttattatt
This sequence is a window from Chanos chanos chromosome 4, fChaCha1.1, whole genome shotgun sequence. Protein-coding genes within it:
- the pet117 gene encoding protein PET117 homolog, mitochondrial translates to MSTSSKVVLGISVVLTVSTVAGVHIKQNWDRQRLHEGVVRDLERLERKRENLRVLEEQIILTKQLEAERDRREAEATAGAQRS
- the kat14 gene encoding cysteine-rich protein 2-binding protein: MDGGGDQRSLSGQQDEEAMCTSASEGLEEGEVEGETLLIVESEDQASVDLSHDQSGDSLNSDVGDDGESSWNEDMSFYCDKCHKWIPSAQLRGEQPSYLKGDNFFKFTCYDCSEDGKETFERMRLTWQQVVMLAMYNLSLEGTGRQGYFRWKEDICAFISRHWTFLLGSRKKTSTWWSTVAGCLSVGSPTFFRSGAQEFGEPGWWKLVQNRPPRLRPEGDKNSVASLKSKASSKPSLDPIITVEGLRKRGARNPVESAMQLKEKRSRTQEAKDIRRAQKEAAGFLDRSTSSTPVKLAGRGRRPDLVLEKGEVIDFSSLSSSDRTPLTSPSPSPSPDFSAPGTPASHSATPSLLSEADLIPDVMPPQALFHDDEELDGEGVIDPGIEYIPPPSMPLATGALIMRKKLRLTEHIKQEMESEDEDAGVRDGEEDEDEAGPQGQDEGSAVMSRGRGGERKKGLQEKGEASSAVSAPQYSFLSLYEERVLLRRLEACPQALAVTPQAKRLHRKLLVRQAKRERGLPLLDLDQAVSATLSLVGGVYGAQEVGLASLGGPGAGKYRTTSQDMRILDRFQTAVSTRKGYYQPTVSFWHRLMGSDAYLDQGIKSPYTSRILKPFIRRDYETKPLKLNLLAEIKAYPHRNNPNWVPEPDAPIDYCYVRPNHIPSVNSMCHDIFWPGIDLSECLQYPDFSVVVLYKKVVIGFGFMVPDVKYNEAYISFLLVHPEWRRAGIATFMIYHLIQTCMGKDVTLHVSASNPAMLLYQKFGFKTEEYILDFYDKYYPVDSKECRHAFFLRLRR